Proteins from a single region of Tindallia magadiensis:
- a CDS encoding prepilin-type N-terminal cleavage/methylation domain-containing protein: MTKKQEGFSLIEVIIAVGILALISVYVLQVLVTSSRLNEKAEDLDNSVFKANQYIHLLDATNSIDDFLQHERMIFADVEEENGIKKAILYLDETWQPVEKSRADDGLTLEAAFRIQIFLEPQEILLSEGSQLVRLTLKSEKFGSYLLETEENPLVYQISTTRYLP; encoded by the coding sequence ATGACTAAAAAGCAGGAAGGGTTTTCTTTGATTGAAGTAATCATTGCCGTGGGAATTCTGGCGCTTATCAGCGTGTACGTATTGCAGGTACTGGTAACTTCCAGCCGGTTAAACGAAAAAGCAGAAGATCTGGACAATAGTGTATTCAAAGCCAATCAATACATTCATCTTTTAGATGCCACGAACTCAATCGATGATTTTTTACAGCATGAAAGGATGATCTTTGCTGATGTCGAAGAAGAAAATGGCATCAAGAAGGCAATTCTCTATTTAGATGAAACCTGGCAACCAGTAGAAAAAAGCCGGGCAGATGATGGGTTGACGTTGGAGGCCGCATTTCGAATACAAATCTTCCTTGAACCACAGGAAATTCTTCTATCGGAAGGAAGTCAGCTTGTACGGCTAACACTGAAATCCGAAAAATTTGGTTCCTATCTATTAGAAACTGAAGAAAATCCGTTGGTTTACCAAATAAGTACCACCCGCTATCTACCCTAA
- a CDS encoding DUF4860 domain-containing protein has protein sequence MNKIRQQQGYSLIELILVMALLVFLGLGTFTLIIASNEATHRMVDSQDQQSQRRVAASYINTRLRQNDQAGAVSLRTDPALPSEALVIEEVYFGESFENWIYLEDGKLKEIIISPGQELRQDFSYTITEIDFFDVEKDPVLGGLWLSVGHKLETGEGYSSEEVQRLEWFYHIKTEEKTVEEDSLETAQRNRGEGND, from the coding sequence ATGAACAAGATTCGTCAACAGCAAGGCTACTCTCTGATAGAATTGATACTGGTCATGGCGCTGCTGGTTTTTTTAGGGCTGGGCACCTTTACCCTAATTATCGCCAGTAATGAAGCGACTCACCGAATGGTAGACAGTCAGGATCAACAATCACAGCGGCGAGTAGCGGCATCTTATATCAACACCAGACTTCGTCAAAACGATCAAGCCGGTGCCGTCAGCCTTCGAACAGATCCGGCATTACCCTCGGAAGCCTTAGTGATTGAAGAAGTCTATTTTGGAGAGAGTTTTGAAAACTGGATTTATCTGGAAGATGGGAAGCTAAAAGAAATTATAATCAGTCCAGGACAGGAATTGCGGCAAGATTTTAGTTATACCATTACGGAAATAGATTTTTTTGATGTTGAAAAAGACCCGGTATTAGGTGGCCTATGGTTGTCTGTTGGTCATAAGTTGGAGACGGGTGAAGGATATTCGTCCGAAGAAGTTCAGCGCTTAGAATGGTTTTATCATATTAAAACCGAAGAAAAAACAGTAGAGGAAGATAGTCTAGAGACAGCCCAAAGAAACAGGGGGGAAGGCAATGACTAA
- a CDS encoding type II secretion system F family protein, translating into MKSGLLSLFCYQLSVVYRSGIPLLDGLKILSAEIKDPQLKQAAQEIQEEIKEGKKLSEALEKQSFFPAYLKGMLRIAEEAGTLDEETYRLSDYYEKQEEMEKEMKNAVAYPLILSILMGAVVLILVLQVIPLFHQILLGIGGDIPGSTQIMMNLSQGLRNNLGIFGLLLMGLVLNLLILGRNKGKNLTIDRWKYHLPVFGSVNRQWLAFRLSHALHMLTSAGLAFDDALHLSTSAIGNEYAKQKMETCRHKISEGMDIAQAMEEMSLLPKMMIQMIRMGNQTGEMEGFLKRSADLYQQESSRALKKITVTVEPTLVTILSLIVGLILLTVMLPLIQIISTIG; encoded by the coding sequence ATGAAATCAGGTCTTCTCTCGCTATTTTGTTATCAGTTATCCGTTGTCTATCGATCCGGTATTCCGCTTCTGGACGGGCTGAAAATTCTTTCAGCTGAAATAAAAGATCCACAACTCAAACAGGCTGCCCAAGAAATTCAGGAAGAAATTAAGGAAGGAAAAAAACTTTCGGAAGCCTTGGAGAAACAATCCTTTTTTCCGGCTTATCTGAAAGGAATGCTTCGTATTGCAGAAGAAGCGGGCACTCTGGATGAAGAAACCTATCGCTTATCTGATTATTACGAAAAACAGGAAGAAATGGAAAAAGAAATGAAAAATGCCGTTGCCTATCCCCTTATCTTATCCATTCTGATGGGAGCGGTTGTACTTATTCTAGTCCTTCAGGTAATTCCTTTGTTTCATCAGATATTACTAGGAATTGGCGGAGATATTCCCGGCAGCACACAAATTATGATGAACCTAAGCCAAGGTTTAAGAAATAATCTGGGGATTTTTGGACTCCTTTTGATGGGGCTGGTATTAAACCTTCTAATCCTTGGAAGAAACAAAGGAAAAAACCTTACCATTGATCGATGGAAATACCATCTTCCGGTTTTCGGATCCGTTAACAGACAATGGTTGGCTTTTCGTCTGAGTCACGCCCTTCATATGCTGACTTCAGCCGGACTTGCTTTTGATGATGCCCTCCATTTGTCAACATCAGCCATAGGGAACGAGTATGCCAAACAAAAGATGGAAACCTGCCGTCATAAAATTAGTGAAGGAATGGATATTGCACAGGCGATGGAAGAAATGAGTTTATTGCCGAAAATGATGATTCAGATGATTCGGATGGGAAATCAAACCGGTGAAATGGAAGGTTTTCTGAAAAGAAGCGCTGATCTTTATCAACAAGAATCCAGCAGAGCGCTTAAAAAAATTACGGTGACAGTGGAGCCAACCTTGGTAACGATCCTTTCTCTTATTGTAGGGCTTATTTTGCTGACCGTAATGCTTCCGTTGATTCAAATCATTTCCACCATCGGATAA
- a CDS encoding class B sortase — translation MLKKHIKKMAGVGCILIACYYSILLFQYYQEAYITQETFETIKEEHRTDKKDKKETEKLPLSSAYQKASRVPFIESLMNENEDIFGWIRVEGTQIDFPVMFTPQDPEYYINRDFYHKKTARGTPFLDGRFKDNHSNYIIYGHHMKDGSMFSDLLRYTDETFFKENRIIQWITLYEEREFHVIGAFYSELHMLRNDFPWYEYLEFEQQTELDSFIDQLQRVSLHKISTDVDFDVDFSDRFITLVTCSYHDDTGRFVVVGREKILNQ, via the coding sequence TTGCTGAAGAAGCATATCAAAAAAATGGCTGGCGTTGGATGCATTCTCATCGCATGTTACTACAGTATTTTGCTTTTTCAATACTATCAAGAAGCATATATAACCCAAGAAACTTTTGAAACCATAAAGGAAGAGCATAGGACGGATAAAAAAGACAAGAAAGAGACAGAAAAACTACCATTATCATCGGCTTATCAAAAGGCTAGTCGGGTACCGTTTATAGAAAGTTTAATGAATGAGAATGAAGATATTTTTGGGTGGATACGGGTGGAAGGGACACAAATTGACTTTCCGGTGATGTTTACACCGCAGGATCCGGAATATTATATCAACAGGGACTTTTATCATAAAAAAACAGCTAGAGGAACACCTTTTCTCGATGGCCGGTTTAAGGATAATCATTCAAACTATATTATTTATGGCCATCATATGAAAGATGGCAGTATGTTTTCTGATCTTCTGAGATATACAGATGAGACTTTTTTTAAGGAGAACAGGATAATACAGTGGATCACACTTTATGAAGAGAGAGAATTTCACGTTATTGGAGCATTTTATTCAGAGTTGCATATGCTTCGCAATGATTTTCCATGGTATGAGTATCTGGAGTTTGAGCAACAGACGGAACTGGATAGCTTTATAGATCAGCTGCAAAGGGTTTCTCTTCATAAGATCAGCACCGATGTTGATTTCGACGTTGATTTTTCGGACCGATTTATTACACTGGTTACCTGTTCTTATCATGATGATACGGGAAGATTTGTAGTGGTAGGAAGAGAAAAGATTTTGAATCAGTAA